In Lycium ferocissimum isolate CSIRO_LF1 chromosome 7, AGI_CSIRO_Lferr_CH_V1, whole genome shotgun sequence, the sequence CCTTTTGGAATCTCAATTCTCTTGCAACTTATATCCTGCAATGCTTCTCTCACCACCAAAGCTACTGGTGGGTACAAACGCAAAGTTTCATGGATGATCATTGTCAGCTGCCAAtcaaatatgtatacatattaggAATCCAGGTATAACATACACGCGAATTTCAATTTTATGGCTATTAGATTACTGCTTACCACTTTCATTTGTCTAAGCATAGCATCGTTTGGAAACTCACTACCACAGACATCAAGCACCTCAGTACGGGCACGAGCTTGCCATTCTGGAAATGCAGCAAGTAACATCAAGCACCACGATGCTGTGAGAGCAGTGTTCTCGTGGCCAGCAAAGTATATGCTCTTGCAATTATCGACAATGAACGTTTCAGGAGAAATGTCAGCTGGTAGTTGATCACCATCACTGTCTTCATAACTTTTAGCAGCATCTAGTATCAGTTGTAGAAGGTCTTTCTCATTAGTAGGGCTTCTTCGTGCTCGTACTATCATCAGTATCCCTTCTTTAATCTCTTTGTCCAATCTCCATATCCCCCTATTATGTTTACTTGGTATATGCCTGTCACAATCCAGCCATTCTGAACATATTGGGAAAAATAACTATTACCATGAGTTTTACTTTAATACTAGGTTTTTCTTGAGAAGGAAAGAGGGAAGTAGCAAGAAGGGATCAATGATTTCAGCCATTTCTAACGAGAAAAAATATCGATACTTGTCACTCTTTAACCCTTCCCCTACACTAGGAAGAGCTAAACATAATTCTAATTTAGCAACATTAGCTTTTTAATTACCTCACTCCAGGAACTCCAATGGGAACCTTGGACATAACCCTTTGAAGGGTTTGAAGTTTTAGGAAGATTTGTTCCCCTTGAGCATAGCTGCTTCCGAAACAAGCCCTTGAGATTATATCTGCTGACAAACTCTTGAGATCATCTTCCACCTTAACCTCCAATTTTCCTTTTGAATTTCTAGCTTTCTCATCCCATAATTCTATCAGTTTACTGGTGGATTCAACCATCAGCTTCACCATCTCCTGTATAATCAGTAGATATTTGTGATTTAGTCTTGCGATCAGCGGCGGAGCTACCCTTATCCAGGGAGATAATTGACACCCATTCGTTGGAAAATTACTGTGTAGATAGGTTAATCTTTTTTAATGTATATATCCTATATGTTGAATCTACTTGGCTTCTTCATGTGTttgtttctttatattttgaataccCTTAGTGAAAATCATAGCTCCGCGACTGCCTGTGATTAGATTTCTTTAACTTAACAAGTGCATATATCTGTAAGTAGAAATTTATACCTTAACCTTGTTGAGATGGAATTCAGGGGCAATAATCTTTCTCTGATGAGCCCAGTAAGCGCCATTTGAAGAGAAAATGCCTTGGCCTAGTAGGGGGCCATGATCTTTGGATAGGTAAGATGGTTTTCCCAGGTTTAAAGATGTACATTGACTTATTTCTTTCACCATTTCTGCATCAGTTACACATAAAATCTGTATGGTTCCAGCTGAATACATGAATATTGATCCTGTAATATAAAACATTCAAAACCACATCagccaaaaaatgaaaaaaattattggatAATCAATCACATGAAGGTTGTAGTGTCTTTTTGTTAGAAGTGCTTTacgaaaaagtatttttggagaGAAGCCATTTTTATTTAtgtaatcaatttgaaaagcaGCTTAGCAATATTAAACCAAAAATTTGTGCTTGTCCAAGGTTCAAGAAGCACAAGCacctgaaaaaaaaatattttctctgcTAGTActactcaaaagcactttttctCCTGAAAATTTGACCACACACCTCAATTCtctaaaataaacactttttttaaattaaaaaaaatcacttaaaagcttggccaaacaggttaTAAGACTTGACCATATTCAGTTTGCCACTGTTTTATATGTGAAAAAACTCTGGAAGGCCATGTGTGTTGCAAAGGGTTGTTTTCCTCTACTTCTTGATTATTGGTTTCTGGGCTTGGCTGTTTCTGGTTCTTAAGTTGAATCTTGTTGATATCAGGGAGATTTCCATAGAgaaaagatgatgaagaagGTCCCTTAATCCCTTGGCTTTGAAGTTTTGATCTTAATTTTCTTGGATGCAAAAGTAAAATATTGATGAGATGTGCAAAGAACGCCAGAGATCCCCCTAAAACCAGTGATAAAATGATCTTGGCTGAAAAAATCAGTAAATGTCCTGTTTCCATTTCAAATTCCTATAAAACTGACGGTTCCAATCTTCTTCTTGTactgaccaaaaaaaaaaaaaaagaaaaaagaaaaaagaaattgacaGTTGATAGAATCTGTTATGAATGGATAAAAGGCTTAAATATTTGAGGGgttgaaatttttattatttctgATGCTCTTCCCATTGAATAAAATATGACAAAAAGGTCCTCTCCGTTTGGGGGGATAAGTCGTGAATAATCGCCTAATTATATTTTGAGCAGTTTTAATCTCAGCCGAGTATTTAACAAGCTCTCAAAAAGACAAAAATGGCAAGGTGTGACACACGTGGTACATTACCATTTACCATGATGAAGTAGATAGTTCCACAGCAATGAAGCTTCTGTTTTCTTTAATAAATCTAATTTCAAAGGACAGAATTCTATATGATAAAATATTTACTGATCAAAGATCAACTAGGGCATTTGGTCTAGTGGTATGATTCTCGCTTAGGGTGCGAGAGGTCCCGAGTTCAATTCTCGGAATGCCCCttagtatttctttttttatctcCTTTGTCTTTTTGTGGACGTGAGTTCTTTTATATTGGGTTGGGGTTTTATGTTTCTAGATGAACTCATTAAAACTTGGGCCTTCTGCAATAGGACCTCCATCAGGTATTACTTCAGCTTTCTCTTCTTGTATTGGTAGATTTGATTGTAGTTGGGATTTCTCTTTTTTCAAATTGCTTTTCAATTGCTTAGGGAATTAGGGAAGGGGCTGAGGATAGTGGAATCCAACCCACGCCTATTACGTTAGAAATTTTTGTTGCTATGTAAAAGGGAAACAATAATTTTAAGTATCATTGATCATGTTCAAGCAGATGGGAGAAGTAATTATTTTTACAGGTTAGGTTGATTAGGATCATATGTTTGCTCAATGGAGAGAAATTAATCACAACAGAGTGATATTTTCAATCTATGACTTCATATAACGGgtgaaaatttccccttttcaCAAACTATTCTTATGATGGATCATATGCAATATCTTGACACAAGCTATACTTGAATATCTTTGTAGAACCGACGATAGTCAGGATACCGATTACTCCCTGTATCCGTCCATGCTCGGATGCACCGATCATGATAACGATGATGGCATGTGAGAACGACCCGAATGGCTTCTCCAACCTCAAAATCTTCGAGCATATACTGCAATCCTCCTCTCTAGAAAGTGGTTCGAGGGAAAATGAGCTGATACTAATCAGACTGTAGTGGTCGACATCCGCAAAGGTTGTACCTCAAAAGCACCATCCAGTGGCTAGTAGGGAGGCTGAGCAGCAGTAGTGCCATCCTGACATGTCTGATCACGTGTAAAACAAATATACGGAAAATACCTATGATAAAAAGATACATATTCCCATGTAACAAATAAAGGCTTTCGTAGTTCATAGTTAGAGTTATCATCTCGACTTGTACTTGGTTCGGTGGATTGTGCTTTTGCCAGAAACAAGAGAAGCAAAAAACTGCAAACCACCTTAACGTACATTATTGTAGGAAACATGATTGTActaaatactaattaacattgTATAGAGTAGAGTTGGATTCCAGTCTTTTTATACTGAACATACTGTTGTAGTTGTAGCACACTGTAGTGACCAATGCTTTACGTTCAAATTTATGTTTGTTATTTCATCTGGGATGTACGCTAGAGAAGATTGGAGACTGCTTTGTGCAGTTTGTATTTAACTATAGTGTAAGTTCAATTTCATTGTAGTTCTTTCCGTCTCCGTCCCTTTCTCTCATGTAATAGAAGAATTTTCAATAAGCTTTTATGAaatcaatttataaaaaaataactcTTCAACGCGTATCATGAAAATAGCCTTGATTGATCGAGGGATACGTTGACTAGGAAAATGCACAAGATGAACAAGCAACTCCACATAATTTGGCATAATGGTAACAAACATATGTTTTTATGAATCCAGACACTTAGAAGCTCCGCAAAATCTAGCATGTAACTGCTGAAAGATAGAATAGAATATACAACCTTGTCAAAGAATATGGACTATAATgctcaataaaaaagaaatagggtTATTTTGAGCCTTAATCCAAAAATAGTGGACCATTTTGGACTTTTTCCCGTCATATTCTACAGAGCCCCCTGCAAAAGGGGTCCTCATTCATCTTCTCTCTCGAACAAACAGTGACTCAAACACAGTGGGCAACAATGTGGAGAAGAGCTCTCTGTATTCTCTCAAAAAGACCCTTTTCTTCACAACCTGAAATACCCAGTTTGTATTCTTTTCTGCAACCTTCAATTTTCTCCTTAAAAAGAACAGAACAACCTTCTACAACCCCACCAAAACCCCATGACCAAACCCCACTAACCTTAACACAAGAACACAAATCCAATCTTGAGTCCAAACTTCAAGAttccataaaagaaaacaacacaGATGAAGCTTGGAAATCATTCAAGACTCTTTCAAATTACTCTGCTTACCCAAGTAAGTCACTTATCAATTCACTCATCACTCATTTGTCATCACTGAATGATACCCATAATATAAAAAGAGCATTTGCATCAGTTGTCTTCTTGTTAGAGAAGAAACAAGAATTGTTACATCCTGAAACTGTACATGTTTTGTTGAAATCAATGAGAGATGTTAATACTGCTGCTCCTGCTTTTGAATTAGTAAAGTGTATGTTCAAGAACAGATTTTTCATCAGTTTTAGTTTGTGGGGTGATGTTCTTGTGGATATTTGTAGGAAAAATAGTAACTTCGGTGGGTTTTTCCAAGTTTTCAATGAGAATTGTAGGATTGCTATTGATGAGAAGTTGAGTTTCTTGAAACCAAGTTTGGCAGCTTGTAATGCTGCACTTGAATGTTGTTGTCGTGAGCTTGAATCGGTTACTGATGCAGAGAAAGTGGTGGAGACCATGTCAGTTTTGGGTGTTAGGCCTGATGAATATAGTTTTGGGTTACTAGCTTATTTGTATGCATTGAAGGGTCTTAAAGAGAAAATAGCTGAGTTAGAAGGTTTAATAAGTGGATTTGGTTTCCCGGATAAAGGCGTTTTCTTTAGTAATTTGATTAGCGGCTTTGTAAAGTGTGGTAATTTGGCATCTGTTTCAGAAACTATTCTTCAAGGTGTAAGAGAAACGGGTGGACAAGGATTATGTTTTGGAGAAGGAACATATAATGAAGTAGTAAGTGGATTTCTTCAAAATGGGAGCATGAAAGAATTAGCTACTTTGATTGGTGAAACTCAGACCTTGGAATCTCCATCCGTGATTGTTGAGAGATCCGTTGGATATGGCATCATAAATGCTTGCATTAGTCTTGGGTTATTGGACAAGGCACACACGATATTTGATGAAATGAATGCTCAGGGGGCTTCTTTAGGTCTTGGAGTTTACCTCCCAATATTGAAGGCATATTGCAAAGAGCAAAAAACTGCTGAAGCTGCTCAACTGGTGACAGACATAAGCAGTTTAGGTCTACAATTGGATGTTGCTACCTATGATGCTCTAATTGAATCGTCGATGTCATGCCAAGATTTTCAGTCTGCATTTTCTATGTTTAGGGACATGAGAGAAGCAAGAATACCTGACTTGCAAGGGAGTTACTTGACAATCATGACTGGTTTAACTGAAAGCCATCGACCTGAGCTCATGGCAGCTTACTTGGATGAGATTGTGGAAGATCCTAGGATTGAAATTGGAACACATGATTGGAATTCCATCATCCATGCCTTCTGCAAGGCTGGACGGCTAGAAGATGCAAGGAGGACTTTCAGGAGAATGACCTTCCTTCAGTTTGAACCAAATGAGCAGACTTATCTTTCTCTAATAAATGGATATGTGACTGTGGAGAAGTATTTCAATGTTTTGGTGCTGTGGAACGAAGTCAAAAGAAAGGTTTCAGAAGAAGGGGAGAAGAAGTTGAAGCTAGATAATACCTTGGTTGACGCATTTTTGTATGCGTTGGTCAAAGGGGGCTTCTTTGATGCAGTAATGCAAGTTGTGGAGAAATCTCAAGAGATGAAGATATTCGTTGATAAATGGAGATATAAACAAGCATTCATGGAGAAACATAAGAAACTcagagtttcaaagttaaggAGGAAAAATCGCGGTAAAATGGAGGCACTTATTGCTTTCAAAAATTGGGCTGGTTTGAGTGCTTGATGGGACTCATATCTAAAATACTCAGCTTAACGTCAAAGGCTAACTTGGATTTTAGGGCTTTTGATGCTAACACAGCAAGTGGCTAGTTGCTTTTCAGGAAACACGCCTGGTAAAGATTATGAGCTGCGGAGCTTGTAGCAGGTGACACAGTCAAAGACGTATTATGCTTGCTAAACTCTACGGAAAGTTGTG encodes:
- the LOC132064165 gene encoding cytochrome P450 714C2-like, which gives rise to METGHLLIFSAKIILSLVLGGSLAFFAHLINILLLHPRKLRSKLQSQGIKGPSSSSFLYGNLPDINKIQLKNQKQPSPETNNQEVEENNPLQHTWPSRVFSHIKQWQTEYGSIFMYSAGTIQILCVTDAEMVKEISQCTSLNLGKPSYLSKDHGPLLGQGIFSSNGAYWAHQRKIIAPEFHLNKVKEMVKLMVESTSKLIELWDEKARNSKGKLEVKVEDDLKSLSADIISRACFGSSYAQGEQIFLKLQTLQRVMSKVPIGVPGVRHIPSKHNRGIWRLDKEIKEGILMIVRARRSPTNEKDLLQLILDAAKSYEDSDGDQLPADISPETFIVDNCKSIYFAGHENTALTASWCLMLLAAFPEWQARARTEVLDVCGSEFPNDAMLRQMKVLTMIIHETLRLYPPVALVVREALQDISCKRIEIPKGTNIEIPIPILHQQQELWGPDTHQFNPERFAKGIAKACKVPSAYIPFGIGSRTCAGQNLAMIELKVIVSMILSRFTFSLSPEYQHSPVLRLVLEPEHGVNLYLQRV
- the LOC132064167 gene encoding pentatricopeptide repeat-containing protein At1g69290, whose product is MWRRALCILSKRPFSSQPEIPSLYSFLQPSIFSLKRTEQPSTTPPKPHDQTPLTLTQEHKSNLESKLQDSIKENNTDEAWKSFKTLSNYSAYPSKSLINSLITHLSSLNDTHNIKRAFASVVFLLEKKQELLHPETVHVLLKSMRDVNTAAPAFELVKCMFKNRFFISFSLWGDVLVDICRKNSNFGGFFQVFNENCRIAIDEKLSFLKPSLAACNAALECCCRELESVTDAEKVVETMSVLGVRPDEYSFGLLAYLYALKGLKEKIAELEGLISGFGFPDKGVFFSNLISGFVKCGNLASVSETILQGVRETGGQGLCFGEGTYNEVVSGFLQNGSMKELATLIGETQTLESPSVIVERSVGYGIINACISLGLLDKAHTIFDEMNAQGASLGLGVYLPILKAYCKEQKTAEAAQLVTDISSLGLQLDVATYDALIESSMSCQDFQSAFSMFRDMREARIPDLQGSYLTIMTGLTESHRPELMAAYLDEIVEDPRIEIGTHDWNSIIHAFCKAGRLEDARRTFRRMTFLQFEPNEQTYLSLINGYVTVEKYFNVLVLWNEVKRKVSEEGEKKLKLDNTLVDAFLYALVKGGFFDAVMQVVEKSQEMKIFVDKWRYKQAFMEKHKKLRVSKLRRKNRGKMEALIAFKNWAGLSA